In the Ananas comosus cultivar F153 unplaced genomic scaffold, ASM154086v1, whole genome shotgun sequence genome, one interval contains:
- the LOC109704151 gene encoding uncharacterized protein LOC109704151: MSPATAAASPRNLRPLPRPRRFYSLPVPRSRLKTPPFSNRSLSPPLYSQFTTLEPKRSRFASSVKNPSRWPIAVHLSGEDVSGSREKDLPVQPSFDSVLSAVEVLCIVPPAIYSIGCLIGSVLPPAAAKQFQASAGNKLFVWQYFLLVGAVAIGCLIRWRQWRRLYRVNGRGVSVDLIGRIETVEEDLRSSTTIIRVLSRQLEKLGIRFRVTRKALKEPIAETAALAQKNSEATRALAIQEDILEKELGEIQKVLLAMQEQQQKQLELILAIGKAGKLLDGKRESALEEGNTAAATRIPEKRETEELKVQSKLVAGGNDKP; encoded by the exons aTGTCCCCCGCCACCGCCGCTGCTTCCCCTCGCAACCTACGACCccttcctcgccctcgtcgaTTCTACTCACTCCCCGTTCCTCGGTCTCGCCTAAAAACCCCTCCTTTCTCCAATCGCTCTTTATCCCCACCGCTTTACTCACAGTTCACGACTCTTGAGCCCAAAAGGAGTAGATTCGCCTCTTCGGTAAAGAACCCATCTCGGTGGCCGATCGCCGTCCACTTATCCG GTGAGGATGTCAGTGGGAGTCGGGAGAAGGATCTACCGGTCCAGCCGAGCTTCGACTCCGTGCTTTCGGCGGTCGAAGTTCTCTGCATCGTGCCGCCCGCCATCTATTCGATCGGGTGCCTCATCGGGTCGGTGCTGCCGCCTGCGGCGGCCAAACAGTTCCAGGCGTCGGCAGGGAATAAGCTTTTTGTGTGGCAGTATTTTCTCTTGGTCGGTGCGGTGGCGATCGGGTGTTTGATTCGGTGGCGGCAGTGGCGACGGCTGTATAGGGTGAATGGGAGGGGTGTGAGTGTTGATCTGATCGGGAGGAtcgagacggtggaggaggatcTGCGGAGCTCCACGACCATCATCCGCGTGCTCTCGCGGCAGCTTGAGAAGCTTGggattaggtttagggttacTAGGAAGGCCTTGAAGGAGCCGATTGCGGAG ACAGCAGCTTTGGCACAAAAGAATTCTGAGGCTACTCGAGCACTAGCGATACAAGAGGACATTCTCGAAAAGGAGCTCGGTGAAATTCAGAAGGTTCTGTTGGCTATGCAG GAACAACAGCAAAAGCAGCTCGAGCTGATCCTCGCTATCGGCAAGGCAGGAAAGCTATTAGATGGTAAGCGAGAGTCTGCATTAGAAGAGGGCAACACCGCGGCTGCTACTCGCATTCCAGAGAAAAGGGAGACGGAAGAGCTCAAGGTGCAGTCTAAACTAGTTGCTGGAGGGAATgacaaaccctag